The following proteins are co-located in the Triticum aestivum cultivar Chinese Spring chromosome 1A, IWGSC CS RefSeq v2.1, whole genome shotgun sequence genome:
- the LOC123190330 gene encoding probable glutathione S-transferase GSTF1 yields the protein MAPVKVFGPAMSTNVARVLVCLEEVGAEYEVVDIDFKAMEHKSPEHLVRNPFGQIPAFQDGDLLLFESRAIAKYVLRKYKKNEVDLLREGNLKEAAMVDVWTEVDAHTYNPAISPIVYECLINPLMRGLPTNQTVVDESLEKLKKVLEVYEARLSQHEYLAGDFVSFADLNHFPYTFYFMATPHAALFDSYPHVKAWWERLMARPAVKKLAAQMVPKKP from the exons ATGGCGCCGGTGAAGGTGTTCGGGCCGGCCATGTCGACGAACGTGGCCCGGGTGCTGGTGTGCCTGGAGGAGGTCGGCGCCGAGTACGAGGTGGTCGACATCGATTTCAAGGCCATGGAGCACAAGAGCCCCGAGCATCTCGTCAGAAAC CCGTTCGGCCAAATCCCTGCTTTCCAGGATGGGGATCTGCTTCTCTTCG AGTCACGCGCAATTGCAAAGTACGTGCTTCGCAAGTACAAGAAGAACGAAGTCGACCTGCTGAGGGAAGGCAACCTCAAGGAGGCCGCCATGGTGGATGTATGGACGGAGGTCGACGCGCACACCTACAACCCGGCCATCTCGCCGATCGTGTACGAGTGCCTCATCAACCCGCTGATGCGCGGCCTGCCGACCAACCAGACGGTGGTGGACGAAAGCCTGGAGAAGCTGAAGAAGGTGCTGGAGGTCTACGAGGCGCGCCTGTCCCAGCACGAGTACCTCGCCGGGGACTTCGTCAGCTTCGCCGACCTCAACCACTTCCCCTACACCTTCTACTTCATGGCCACGCCTCACGCGGCGCTCTTCGACTCGTACCCGCACGTCAAGGCTTGGTGGGAGAGGCTCATGGCGAGGCCGGCCGTCAAGAAGCTCGCCGCACAAATGGTTCCCAAGAAGCCGTGA